One window of the Halobacillus litoralis genome contains the following:
- a CDS encoding aldo/keto reductase, producing MNKRQLGNSDLYLSEVSLGCMSLGTDHQKAKKIIDRALDAGINYLDTADLYDFGENEKIVGEAIKGRRDEILIGSKVGNNFTPGQDDWTWDPSKQHIKQGLKDSLKRMGIDHIDLYQLHGGTIDDPIDESIEAFEELKQEGLIREYGISSIRPNVIKEYVKKSNIVSVMMQYNALDRRPEEEILQLLADNAINVLARGPLAKGMLSSKGHQKAEDKAKDGFLEYSQEEVLAITKKWQDYVDDERTAQALALQYVLHNPTVATAVFGASSIGQLEENLSYLEAKPLTEQTFKELQKVTKAITYQKHRV from the coding sequence ATGAACAAACGTCAATTAGGAAATTCAGATCTTTATTTATCAGAAGTCAGTTTAGGATGCATGTCTTTAGGTACCGATCACCAAAAAGCGAAAAAAATTATCGACCGGGCACTTGATGCCGGTATCAACTACCTGGACACCGCAGATCTTTATGATTTCGGAGAAAACGAGAAAATCGTAGGTGAAGCAATCAAAGGACGACGGGATGAAATTTTAATTGGCTCCAAGGTCGGAAATAATTTCACACCAGGTCAGGATGATTGGACATGGGATCCTTCTAAACAACATATTAAACAAGGGCTGAAAGATAGTCTGAAGCGCATGGGGATCGATCATATCGATCTGTATCAGCTGCATGGCGGGACCATCGATGATCCTATCGATGAAAGCATAGAAGCTTTCGAAGAGTTGAAACAAGAAGGATTGATCCGTGAATACGGAATTTCCTCCATACGCCCGAATGTCATCAAAGAATATGTAAAAAAATCGAACATCGTAAGTGTTATGATGCAATACAATGCGCTTGACCGCCGTCCTGAAGAAGAAATCCTCCAACTTCTCGCAGACAATGCCATCAACGTCCTTGCACGTGGACCTCTGGCAAAAGGAATGCTCTCTTCCAAAGGCCACCAAAAAGCAGAAGATAAAGCAAAAGATGGTTTCTTAGAATATAGCCAAGAAGAAGTGCTCGCCATCACGAAGAAATGGCAGGATTACGTTGACGATGAACGTACAGCACAAGCATTAGCACTCCAATATGTACTGCACAACCCAACCGTCGCCACAGCCGTATTCGGAGCTAGTTCAATTGGACAATTAGAAGAAAACTTAAGTTACCTGGAAGCAAAACCACTCACAGAACAAACATTCAAAGAACTACAAAAAGTGACCAAAGCCATCACCTATCAAAAACACCGTGTGTAA
- a CDS encoding purine-nucleoside phosphorylase, translated as MYQTQIKEASQFIQQKLSQEPTVGLILGSGLGVLAEEIQNPTTIAYTGIPHFPESTVSGHKGQLVVGELEGRQVIAMQGRFHYYEGYDMKQVTFPVRVMKALGVETLFVTNAAGGINENFDPGNLMIITDHINNMGDSPLIGPNDEDLGPRFPDMSEAYDRDLIEHAKQSAGRMDLKVQEGVYIGNTGPAYETGAEIRMLRTLGGDAVGMSTVPEVMVANHAGIRVLGISCISNMAAGILDQPLTHDEVIETTAQVREDFLGFVKELLKTLPA; from the coding sequence ATGTATCAAACACAAATCAAAGAAGCATCACAATTCATTCAACAGAAATTAAGCCAGGAACCGACAGTGGGACTGATTCTTGGGTCCGGTTTAGGGGTGTTAGCAGAGGAAATTCAAAACCCGACGACAATTGCATATACAGGAATCCCTCATTTTCCTGAATCAACTGTTTCCGGTCATAAAGGCCAGTTGGTAGTAGGGGAGTTGGAAGGTCGTCAAGTCATTGCGATGCAAGGACGTTTCCACTATTACGAAGGTTATGACATGAAGCAAGTGACCTTTCCGGTTCGTGTCATGAAAGCACTCGGGGTGGAAACGTTGTTCGTAACAAACGCAGCCGGTGGAATTAACGAAAACTTTGATCCCGGTAACTTGATGATCATCACAGACCATATCAACAACATGGGAGACAGCCCGTTGATCGGACCGAATGATGAAGACTTAGGTCCACGTTTCCCTGATATGTCAGAAGCCTATGATCGTGATTTGATAGAACATGCTAAACAATCTGCTGGACGCATGGATCTTAAAGTTCAAGAGGGTGTCTATATTGGAAACACAGGACCTGCATACGAAACAGGTGCTGAAATACGTATGCTCCGTACCTTAGGAGGCGACGCTGTAGGAATGTCCACGGTACCGGAAGTAATGGTAGCCAATCACGCTGGTATCCGCGTACTGGGAATTTCCTGTATCTCCAACATGGCTGCAGGAATTTTGGATCAGCCTCTTACACACGATGAAGTGATCGAAACAACAGCTCAAGTAAGGGAAGACTTTTTAGGTTTCGTCAAAGAGCTATTGAAGACATTGCCGGCTTAA
- the xerD gene encoding site-specific tyrosine recombinase XerD, translating to MQYALEDFFHYLTVERGLSPNTIQSYKRDLTQYLTYMQKEEGMQEWSQISRSHIMKYMHHLNDHGKSSATIARFLSSIRLYHQFLIREKVTGQDPSLHIETPKKERKLPKVLSSEDVDKLLNIHAKDPLSARNKAMFEMLYATGLRVTELVSLKVSDLHLTMGFVRCLGKGSKERIIPLGDMAKEAVENYLETGRDPLVKHKKTEELFVNHHGNALSRQGFWKILKAVARDMGVTKELTPHTLRHSFATHLLENGADLRAVQEMLGHADISTTQIYTHVSKTRLKDVYRSYHPRA from the coding sequence ATGCAGTATGCTCTAGAAGACTTTTTTCATTATTTGACGGTCGAGCGCGGGTTATCACCGAATACCATCCAATCCTACAAGAGGGATTTGACTCAGTATCTTACTTATATGCAAAAGGAAGAAGGTATGCAGGAGTGGAGCCAAATTTCACGGTCCCATATCATGAAGTATATGCATCATCTTAATGACCATGGGAAATCTTCCGCTACAATTGCCCGATTTCTTTCATCTATCCGCCTTTATCATCAATTTCTCATAAGGGAGAAAGTGACTGGACAGGACCCGAGCTTACATATAGAGACACCGAAAAAAGAGAGAAAACTTCCGAAAGTTCTTTCCTCGGAAGATGTGGACAAGCTTTTGAACATTCATGCGAAAGACCCATTATCAGCCAGGAACAAGGCGATGTTTGAAATGCTTTACGCCACGGGGCTGCGTGTGACAGAGCTCGTATCTTTGAAAGTCAGCGATCTCCATTTGACAATGGGATTTGTACGATGTCTAGGTAAAGGATCAAAAGAAAGAATCATTCCGCTCGGAGATATGGCTAAAGAAGCGGTAGAGAACTATTTGGAAACAGGCCGGGACCCCCTGGTGAAGCATAAGAAAACCGAAGAACTATTCGTCAATCACCATGGAAATGCACTGTCTCGCCAAGGTTTTTGGAAGATACTGAAAGCGGTTGCTCGTGACATGGGGGTTACCAAGGAATTGACACCGCACACATTGAGGCATTCATTTGCCACCCACTTGCTGGAGAATGGAGCAGATTTGCGGGCTGTCCAAGAAATGTTGGGTCATGCAGACATTTCGACCACTCAAATATATACACACGTGTCGAAAACACGACTTAAGGATGTTTATCGCTCGTATCATCCACGAGCGTAA
- a CDS encoding dipeptidase: protein MSYKFIDGHNDTLLRLDKGVDEFFEGSKQGHLDWPRAKKSGFAAGFFAVFCPNPSTDPTPVVYATPKGYEKPFPPKLDDSYAYQYTNKMIARFLQLEKKSGGRFKTARTLKDVESALEGEYMAGILHIEGAEGIDEDFDALHVYYEAGLRSIGPVWSRENRFGEGVPYRFPHSPDTGPGLTEVGKKLVKECNKLGIMIDLSHLNEKGFWDVAKISNAPLVATHSNAHSICPVTRNLTDRQLDAIGKSNGVVGVTYSINPDMISADGKNNEKTPLSEIASHVQYIADRIGVDHVALGSDFDGTRVPQELKDVTGVPRLMSLLKNDGWSEADLDKISHKNWLRVLGDTW from the coding sequence ATGAGTTATAAATTCATAGATGGTCATAATGATACATTATTACGACTCGATAAAGGGGTCGATGAATTTTTTGAAGGGTCGAAACAGGGACACCTGGATTGGCCGAGGGCCAAGAAAAGTGGGTTTGCCGCTGGATTTTTTGCTGTTTTTTGCCCGAATCCCAGTACAGATCCAACACCTGTCGTTTATGCTACGCCAAAAGGATATGAAAAACCGTTTCCACCCAAGCTTGATGATTCTTATGCCTATCAATATACGAACAAAATGATCGCCCGTTTCCTGCAATTGGAAAAAAAGTCAGGCGGCCGTTTCAAAACTGCTAGAACTTTGAAGGATGTAGAAAGTGCATTGGAAGGGGAGTATATGGCAGGAATCTTACATATCGAAGGAGCGGAAGGTATTGATGAAGATTTCGATGCTTTGCATGTCTATTACGAAGCTGGCCTTCGATCGATCGGCCCGGTTTGGAGTCGGGAAAATCGCTTCGGGGAAGGTGTTCCTTATCGGTTTCCGCATTCGCCTGATACAGGGCCGGGTCTTACCGAGGTTGGCAAAAAACTGGTAAAAGAATGTAATAAGTTGGGAATAATGATCGATCTCTCCCATTTAAATGAAAAAGGGTTCTGGGATGTCGCAAAGATAAGTAATGCACCACTTGTCGCTACCCATTCCAATGCTCACAGTATTTGTCCAGTGACACGCAATCTGACTGATCGACAGCTCGACGCTATTGGGAAATCGAACGGTGTAGTCGGCGTCACCTACAGCATAAATCCGGATATGATTTCTGCAGATGGCAAAAACAATGAAAAAACACCATTAAGTGAAATCGCCAGCCATGTTCAATATATTGCTGATCGCATCGGCGTTGACCATGTTGCATTAGGGTCTGATTTCGACGGCACCCGTGTCCCTCAAGAGCTGAAGGATGTTACTGGGGTTCCGCGTTTAATGAGCCTGTTGAAGAATGATGGATGGTCGGAGGCGGATCTGGATAAAATTTCACACAAAAATTGGCTGCGTGTGCTGGGGGATACTTGGTGA
- the spoIIM gene encoding stage II sporulation protein M, with protein MRQGMRMVKNDVQTHMNIFVFIFVLFIMGMVFGAVIVNSMNFVQKQDLFFYLKQFFEQQTMMGGTGKTTLWKDSILYHIKYMLLLFLLGISVIGMPIITVLLFIKGLVIGFSVGFLVNQMGWYGLLISSVSIAPQNLIIIPVYLIAGSLALIFSLTLCKQLFIRRVHQPIMKGFIRYSALFGVLLAILMMSSIIEVFISNTILEYVLKWIYK; from the coding sequence ATGCGACAGGGTATGCGGATGGTCAAAAACGATGTACAAACCCACATGAATATTTTTGTGTTCATTTTTGTTTTATTTATTATGGGGATGGTGTTTGGGGCAGTCATTGTGAACAGTATGAATTTTGTGCAAAAACAAGACCTTTTCTTTTACTTGAAACAGTTCTTTGAACAACAGACCATGATGGGTGGAACAGGAAAAACAACTTTATGGAAAGACAGCATTCTCTACCACATAAAGTATATGCTTCTTTTGTTTTTGCTTGGAATCTCCGTTATCGGCATGCCGATCATTACTGTCCTGCTTTTCATCAAAGGGTTGGTCATTGGTTTTTCCGTCGGTTTTTTAGTCAATCAAATGGGCTGGTATGGCCTGTTGATTTCCTCTGTCTCCATAGCACCACAAAACTTGATCATCATTCCAGTGTATTTGATCGCCGGATCCTTAGCCCTGATTTTCTCACTGACCCTTTGTAAACAATTGTTCATTCGCAGGGTTCATCAGCCGATCATGAAAGGTTTCATCAGATATAGCGCACTTTTCGGGGTATTGCTTGCGATTTTAATGATGTCTTCGATCATAGAAGTGTTTATTTCCAATACAATTTTGGAATATGTCTTGAAGTGGATCTATAAATAA
- a CDS encoding NUDIX hydrolase yields MKKFEEKTYETETIYQGKIVQLNIDSVTLPDGNTSKRELIKHPGAVAVIALTDEGKLVCVEQYRKPLEKSLVEIPAGKLEAGEDPKTCALRELEEETGYTSDDLELVTSFYTSPGFADEIVHLYFTDEIKTMEKRPDGDEDEFVELLEISLEEAEKLEKEQRIHDAKTAYAILYLKLRAAR; encoded by the coding sequence TTGAAAAAGTTCGAAGAAAAAACATATGAAACAGAAACGATTTACCAAGGTAAAATCGTTCAATTGAATATTGACAGTGTTACTTTACCCGATGGGAATACATCTAAACGGGAATTGATCAAGCACCCAGGTGCTGTCGCTGTTATCGCTCTAACGGATGAAGGGAAGTTGGTTTGTGTAGAACAGTACCGTAAACCACTGGAAAAGAGTTTAGTCGAAATTCCTGCTGGGAAGTTGGAAGCAGGCGAAGATCCAAAAACCTGTGCACTACGTGAACTTGAAGAGGAAACAGGATATACCTCAGACGATCTGGAGCTTGTGACCTCTTTTTATACATCTCCGGGGTTCGCTGACGAAATTGTCCATCTTTATTTTACAGATGAGATCAAAACAATGGAAAAACGCCCGGACGGAGACGAGGATGAATTCGTCGAGCTGTTGGAAATTTCTTTGGAAGAAGCTGAGAAATTGGAAAAAGAACAACGCATCCATGATGCCAAAACCGCCTATGCGATTCTTTATTTGAAGTTAAGAGCTGCCCGATGA
- a CDS encoding endonuclease Q family protein, with protein MTLTPYYVDLHIHIGRDWNGRPVKITGSPSLTLTNIFKEASRRKGLDMIGVIDAQSPAVQDELESLISAGEAAELDDGGVQFEDTVLILGSEIEVYDYSCQGPIHLLCYFPYLSDMRNFSEWLSKKMKNVSLSSQRFYGTARELQQYVKDHGGLFIPAHMFTPFKSLYGKGVKRTLKEVLDPEKIDAVELGLSADTKMADQIGELSSFTYLTNSDAHSLGKLAREYQLIELQERTFEELRLSLQGAKGRRVTTNFGMSPKMGKYHQTVCAHCLIPSEETDERCGSCGSTKIVKGVSERIQELKGATQERERPPYVYQVPLISLPGVGKRTYEKLLESFGSEMRVIHDVPENQLQNVVPDKVTQAILDLRLGSLNIDAGGGGRYGKVR; from the coding sequence ATGACATTAACGCCTTATTATGTGGACTTGCATATTCATATCGGCCGGGATTGGAACGGTCGGCCTGTGAAGATAACGGGGTCCCCGAGTTTGACGCTGACGAATATTTTCAAAGAAGCGAGTCGCAGAAAAGGATTGGATATGATTGGAGTGATCGATGCACAGTCTCCTGCTGTCCAAGACGAATTGGAAAGTTTGATTTCAGCAGGAGAAGCTGCAGAATTGGATGATGGCGGCGTCCAATTTGAAGACACTGTACTCATTCTGGGTTCGGAAATCGAAGTCTATGATTATTCATGTCAGGGACCGATCCATCTTCTTTGTTATTTTCCCTACTTATCCGATATGAGAAACTTCAGTGAATGGTTAAGCAAAAAAATGAAGAACGTATCACTAAGCTCCCAACGTTTTTACGGAACAGCGCGGGAACTCCAGCAATATGTAAAAGACCATGGGGGACTCTTCATTCCTGCTCATATGTTCACGCCGTTCAAGAGTCTATACGGTAAAGGAGTCAAGCGTACATTGAAAGAAGTTCTGGATCCTGAGAAGATTGATGCCGTTGAACTTGGTTTGAGTGCCGATACAAAGATGGCAGATCAAATAGGAGAGCTTTCTTCATTTACATATTTGACGAACTCAGATGCCCACTCCTTAGGGAAATTAGCACGGGAATATCAATTGATAGAGTTGCAAGAGAGAACATTTGAAGAACTGCGTCTGTCCCTTCAAGGAGCAAAAGGAAGAAGAGTAACCACTAATTTTGGTATGAGCCCTAAGATGGGCAAGTATCACCAAACCGTCTGTGCCCACTGTTTAATACCTTCTGAAGAGACGGATGAACGTTGTGGATCGTGCGGCTCTACTAAAATCGTCAAAGGCGTTTCTGAGCGAATTCAAGAATTGAAGGGAGCGACACAGGAAAGAGAACGCCCTCCTTATGTCTATCAAGTTCCTTTGATTTCTCTACCAGGTGTCGGCAAGAGAACCTATGAAAAGCTATTGGAATCGTTTGGATCGGAAATGAGAGTCATCCACGATGTGCCGGAAAATCAATTGCAGAATGTTGTCCCTGATAAAGTGACTCAAGCCATATTGGACCTGCGTCTTGGCAGCTTGAATATTGATGCAGGCGGTGGGGGGCGTTATGGGAAAGTCCGCTGA
- a CDS encoding DinB family protein translates to MITYQVHPEKGFTDKIGELVFMLEHVRAVTIQEVADLTEEELDYSKPGGNSIGALLSHMASIEYVHQQISFENRDLTEDEVAVWGIALELGQKANETINSSSVDDYLDVLESTRDQTLELLKEKDDEWLYEEREWPNGKKYNQYYLWFHVLEDEINHRGQIRAMVRSYKDKTVRT, encoded by the coding sequence GTGATTACTTATCAAGTTCATCCTGAAAAAGGGTTTACGGACAAAATCGGTGAACTCGTATTTATGCTCGAACATGTGCGGGCAGTTACGATTCAAGAAGTAGCAGATTTAACAGAAGAAGAACTTGATTACAGCAAACCGGGTGGGAATTCCATCGGGGCTCTTCTCTCACACATGGCAAGCATTGAATACGTCCATCAGCAAATCAGTTTTGAAAACAGGGATTTGACGGAAGATGAAGTCGCTGTATGGGGGATCGCTCTGGAATTAGGTCAAAAAGCGAATGAAACGATTAATTCTTCATCCGTTGATGATTATCTTGATGTATTGGAATCGACGAGAGATCAAACTCTTGAGCTGTTGAAAGAAAAAGATGATGAATGGCTCTATGAGGAACGTGAATGGCCGAACGGAAAGAAATACAATCAATACTACCTTTGGTTCCATGTGTTAGAAGATGAGATCAATCATAGAGGACAAATTCGTGCCATGGTCAGATCATATAAAGATAAAACGGTGAGAACATGA
- a CDS encoding Fur family transcriptional regulator, whose translation MEHRIDRIKKQLHSQSYKLTPQREATVRVLLENEEDHLSAEDVYLLVKEKAPEIGLATVYRTLELLSELKVVDKINFGDGVSRYDLRKEGAEHFHHHLVCIECGSVEEIEEDLLEEVEKIVESQWKFQVKDHRLTFHGICSVCQKQAVAASSAKETED comes from the coding sequence ATGGAACATCGTATAGATAGGATTAAAAAACAGCTGCATTCCCAGAGTTATAAGCTTACACCCCAGCGGGAAGCCACTGTCCGAGTATTGTTAGAAAACGAAGAAGACCACTTAAGTGCGGAAGATGTTTACCTCCTCGTAAAAGAGAAAGCACCAGAGATCGGTCTAGCAACTGTCTATCGAACTCTAGAACTACTTTCCGAACTTAAAGTCGTCGATAAAATCAATTTTGGGGATGGCGTTTCCCGTTATGACTTAAGAAAAGAAGGCGCAGAACATTTTCACCACCACTTAGTTTGCATCGAGTGCGGGTCTGTAGAAGAGATCGAGGAAGATCTTTTAGAAGAAGTAGAGAAAATCGTAGAAAGCCAATGGAAGTTTCAGGTCAAAGACCACAGGTTGACTTTCCACGGCATCTGCTCCGTTTGTCAAAAACAAGCTGTAGCAGCTTCTTCAGCTAAAGAAACGGAAGATTAA
- a CDS encoding M3 family oligoendopeptidase, translated as MKSTKSINWDLERLFPGGKRSTKLQERIGDLFKQITETRQNIESSSSALSEIIPLIYQVQEIHTDIFEIDEYVICLSSENVQDSATLGLQDRTSQLKAFLNTLSLEFEQFLAEMDEMVWQELVDHPEVEGIETFLIERRQKAANQLDSRIEKVIHSLSVDGFAGWEDHYEQEFSRLRVPVEKEGFTENLPFDTAFMQAMLSDNRSIRQQTAKSMLSVCKDNEERFASIFNHFAGYRNELYRLRQCSNPIKEMYEQNRISELSVTSMMSALHSNKSLLHQFLKRKAEIIGTEKLNWYDIYAPTFPATTSLSYDQAADIIIQQFHQYSEKLGKFAETAFNDGWIDAVPKEHKRHGAFCASMPNAKESRVLLSFQGHYQDVVTMAHELGHAYHNFILHEQPGFAQHPGTGLAETASTFAENLVLDAAVDTAETEREKLALLEMKIMNGLKYVSYIPPKFEFEQLFYKKRSSGKLSALEITELMEKTERSWFQDSLQDVNPYNWMTIPHFYNTEKAFFNLPYTIGYLFSNGIYALYQQDKEAFPLKYDQLLQHSGNLSMEQLGSRFLQQDLQGPSFWETSVHPLEASIKQYLSKTDSYK; from the coding sequence ATGAAGAGTACTAAAAGTATCAATTGGGATTTAGAGCGATTATTTCCAGGAGGAAAACGCTCTACCAAGCTGCAGGAGAGAATCGGTGATCTTTTCAAACAAATCACGGAAACCCGCCAAAATATAGAATCCTCATCATCAGCTTTATCCGAAATCATCCCCCTGATTTACCAGGTGCAGGAGATACATACAGATATATTTGAAATTGACGAATATGTCATCTGTCTGTCTTCTGAAAATGTACAGGACTCTGCCACATTGGGCTTACAAGATCGCACTAGTCAATTGAAGGCTTTTCTGAATACACTTTCTCTTGAATTTGAGCAGTTCCTGGCTGAAATGGATGAGATGGTTTGGCAAGAGCTGGTTGATCATCCTGAAGTAGAGGGGATCGAAACTTTCCTAATTGAACGTAGACAAAAAGCTGCCAACCAGTTAGATTCCCGGATAGAAAAGGTCATACATTCGCTATCTGTGGATGGTTTTGCCGGCTGGGAAGACCATTATGAACAGGAATTTTCCCGGTTGAGAGTACCCGTTGAAAAAGAAGGATTTACCGAAAATCTCCCTTTTGATACAGCATTCATGCAGGCGATGCTTTCTGATAATCGGTCAATCCGACAACAAACAGCCAAGTCAATGCTCTCTGTGTGTAAAGATAATGAAGAACGATTCGCTTCTATATTCAATCATTTTGCCGGCTATCGAAATGAACTCTACCGGCTGCGGCAATGTTCGAATCCTATAAAGGAGATGTATGAGCAAAATCGAATCAGTGAGCTGTCAGTGACAAGTATGATGAGTGCATTACACTCTAATAAATCATTGCTTCACCAATTTCTAAAAAGAAAAGCAGAAATTATCGGTACTGAAAAGTTGAACTGGTATGATATTTATGCACCGACATTTCCTGCTACAACTTCTCTTTCATATGATCAAGCTGCTGACATCATTATCCAACAATTTCATCAATATAGCGAGAAATTAGGAAAGTTTGCAGAAACAGCTTTTAATGATGGATGGATAGATGCTGTTCCAAAGGAGCATAAACGGCATGGCGCCTTTTGCGCTTCCATGCCGAATGCTAAAGAGAGTCGTGTCTTACTTTCATTTCAGGGTCATTATCAGGATGTTGTAACGATGGCTCACGAACTCGGACATGCCTATCATAACTTCATTCTTCATGAACAGCCTGGATTCGCTCAACATCCTGGTACGGGACTGGCGGAAACAGCCTCGACATTTGCCGAAAACCTTGTATTGGATGCAGCGGTCGATACTGCAGAGACAGAGCGTGAGAAATTAGCATTACTTGAAATGAAAATCATGAACGGATTGAAATATGTTTCCTATATTCCACCAAAATTCGAATTTGAGCAACTATTTTATAAAAAGCGTTCCTCTGGAAAACTATCAGCATTAGAAATCACTGAATTAATGGAAAAAACAGAGAGAAGCTGGTTCCAAGACAGCCTCCAGGACGTAAACCCCTACAACTGGATGACCATTCCACACTTTTACAATACAGAAAAAGCGTTCTTCAATCTTCCTTACACGATAGGATATTTATTCAGTAACGGTATTTATGCTCTTTACCAACAGGATAAGGAAGCTTTTCCGCTAAAATATGATCAGCTCCTTCAACATTCCGGTAATCTTTCTATGGAGCAGCTGGGAAGCCGTTTTTTACAACAGGATCTGCAGGGTCCTTCCTTTTGGGAAACATCTGTTCATCCATTAGAAGCGTCCATCAAACAGTACTTGTCTAAAACAGATTCTTACAAGTAG
- the deoB gene encoding phosphopentomutase, which yields MNSFKRVFLIVMDSVGIGEAPDAEKFNDKGADTLGHIADHMNGLKMPHMGSLGLSNIRNIKGIEEASKPKAHYTTMAEASNGKDTMTGHWEIMGLYIDQPFRTFPDGFPNELLDQIKEKTGRGIVGNKPASGTEIIEELGEHHMETGDLIIYTSADSVLQIAAHEDVIPPQELFEICEFCRELTKDEKYMVGRVIARPFIGASGAFERTSNRHDYALKPFGRTVMNEMADEGLDVVAIGKISDIYDGEGVTESIRTKDNMDGMDQLVRTMDKDFTGMSFLNLVDFDAKFGHRRDPRGYGEALEAYDECLPEVLDKMKDDDLLIITADHGNDPVHHGTDHTRELVPLIAYHKGIDQGKELDQRQTFADIGATVSENFSIKMPAHGKSFLNDIQ from the coding sequence ATGAATTCATTCAAACGAGTATTTTTAATAGTCATGGACTCAGTAGGGATCGGCGAAGCGCCCGACGCTGAGAAATTCAATGATAAAGGTGCTGATACATTAGGGCATATAGCAGACCATATGAACGGGCTTAAAATGCCTCATATGGGCTCATTAGGTTTGAGCAATATCAGAAATATCAAAGGGATTGAAGAGGCAAGCAAGCCGAAAGCCCACTATACGACGATGGCGGAAGCTTCCAATGGAAAGGATACAATGACAGGTCACTGGGAAATTATGGGGCTTTATATAGATCAGCCATTCCGGACGTTCCCTGATGGCTTTCCAAATGAGTTGCTCGATCAAATCAAAGAAAAGACAGGACGCGGTATTGTAGGAAACAAACCGGCATCTGGTACAGAGATCATCGAGGAACTGGGCGAGCATCACATGGAAACAGGAGATTTGATCATTTATACTTCTGCCGACTCTGTTCTTCAGATTGCAGCTCATGAAGATGTCATTCCGCCGCAAGAACTTTTTGAAATCTGTGAATTCTGCCGCGAATTGACAAAGGATGAAAAGTATATGGTCGGTCGTGTCATCGCACGTCCTTTCATAGGAGCATCAGGGGCATTTGAGCGAACTTCCAACCGCCATGATTACGCACTGAAACCATTCGGTCGTACGGTCATGAATGAAATGGCTGACGAAGGGCTGGATGTGGTAGCCATCGGAAAAATTTCTGATATCTATGATGGGGAAGGAGTCACAGAATCAATTCGAACAAAAGATAACATGGACGGCATGGATCAGCTGGTAAGGACCATGGACAAAGACTTTACGGGCATGAGCTTCTTGAATCTTGTTGATTTCGATGCGAAATTCGGCCACCGCCGTGACCCAAGGGGATATGGGGAGGCTTTGGAAGCTTATGATGAATGTCTTCCAGAAGTATTAGACAAGATGAAGGACGATGATTTATTGATCATTACCGCTGACCACGGAAATGACCCTGTCCATCACGGAACTGACCATACGCGGGAACTCGTACCATTAATCGCTTATCATAAAGGCATTGATCAAGGGAAAGAGCTTGATCAACGTCAAACGTTCGCCGACATTGGTGCTACTGTTTCAGAAAATTTCTCAATCAAAATGCCAGCGCACGGCAAAAGCTTTTTGAATGATATCCAATAG
- a CDS encoding DUF4227 family protein, which produces MTYLRNSLRDLIKVLIVFTLCTCIFYLALRMVHEEYDRQHRYDPPEGTAIKVYQPLDQGWTDRLSIFFRLGE; this is translated from the coding sequence ATGACATATTTGCGGAACAGTTTAAGAGATTTAATCAAAGTTCTGATTGTATTTACATTGTGCACCTGTATCTTCTATTTAGCTTTGCGGATGGTGCATGAAGAGTATGACAGACAACACCGATATGATCCGCCCGAAGGAACGGCCATTAAAGTCTATCAGCCGCTTGATCAGGGTTGGACGGACCGGCTGTCGATATTTTTCCGATTAGGAGAGTAG